The following coding sequences lie in one Oryctolagus cuniculus chromosome 7, mOryCun1.1, whole genome shotgun sequence genomic window:
- the LOC100357099 gene encoding protein argonaute-4 isoform X4, with protein sequence MWNMMLNIDVSATAFYRAQPIIEFMCEVLDIQNINEQTKPLTDSQRVKFTKEIRGLKVEVTHCGQMKRKYRVCNVTRRPASHQTFPLQLENGQAMECTVAQYFKQKYSLQLKYPHLPCLQVGQEQKHTYLPLEVCNIVAGQRCIKKLTDNQTSTMIKATARSAPDRQEEISRLVKSNSMVGGPDPYLKEFGIVVHNEMTELTGRVLPAPMLQYGGRNKTVATPNQGVWDMRGKQFYAGIEIKVWAVACFAPQKQCREDLLKSFTDQLRKISKDAGMPIQGQPCFCKYAQGADSVEPMFKHLKMTYVGLQLIVVILPGKTPVYAEVKRVGDTLLGMATQCVQVKNVVKTSPQTLSNLCLKINAKLGGINNVLVPHQRPSVFQQPVIFLGADVTHPPAGDGKKPSIAAVVGSMDGHPSRYCATVRVQTSRQEISQELLYSQEVIQDLTNMVRELLIQFYKSTRFKPTRIIYYRGGVSEGQMKQVAWPELIAIRKACISLEEDYRPGITYIVVQKRHHTRLFCADKTERVGKSGNVPAGTTVDSTITHPSEFDFYLCSHAGIQGTSRPSHYQVLWDDNCFTADELQLLTYQLCHTYVRCTRSVSIPAPAYYARLVAFRARYHLVDKDHDSAEGSHVSGQSNGRDPQALAKAVQIHHDTQHTMYFA encoded by the exons ATGTGGAATATGATGCTCAACATTGATG TCTCTGCAACTGCTTTCTACCGGGCTCAGCCCATCATTGAATTCATGTGTGAGGTTTTAGACATACAGAACATCAATGAACAGACCAAACCTTTGACAGACTCCCAACGTGTCAAGTTTACCAAAGAGATCAGAG gTCTCAAGGTTGAAGTGACCCATTGTGGACAGATGAAACGAAAATATCGAGTTTGTAATGTGACCAGAAGGCCAGCCAGTCATCAAAC TTTTCCTTTACAGCTAGAAAATGGTCAAGCCATGGAATGTACAGTAGCtcaatattttaagcaaaagtATAGTCTGCAGCTGAAATACCCTCATCTTCCCTGTCTCCAAGTGGGACAGGAGCAAAAGCATACATACTTGCCACTTGAG GTGTGTAACATAGTGGCAGGACAGCGATGTATCAAGAAGCTCACAGACAATCAGACTTCCACGATGATCAAAGCCACAGCCAGATCTGCTCCTGACAGACAGGAAGAAATCAGTAGACTG GTGAAGAGTAACAGCATGGTAGGAGGTCCTGACCCTTACCTTAAAGAATTTGGTATCGTTGTCCACAATGAAATGACAGAACTCACAGGCAGGGTGCTTCCAGCACCAATGCTGCAATACGGAGGCCGG aataaaacagTAGCCACACCCAACCAGGGTGTCTGGGACATGCGAGGAAAGCAGTTTTATGCTGGCATTGAAATTAAAGTTTGGGCAGTTGCTTGTTTTGCGCCTCAGAAACAATGTAGGGAAGATTTACTAAA GAGTTTTACAGATCAACTGCGTAAAATCTCTAAGGACGCAGGAATGCCCATCCAGGGTCAGCCGTGTTTCTGCAAGTATGCACAAGGTGCAGACAGTGTGGAGCCCATGTTCAAACATCTAAAAATGACATATGTGGGCCTACAGCTAATAGTGGTTATCTTACCTGGAAAGACACCAGTATATG cggAGGTGAAACGTGTGGGAGACACCCTTCTAGGTATGGCCACCCAGTGTGTCCAGGTAAAGAATGTGGTGAAGACTTCACCCCAAACCCTCTCCAACCTTTGCCTGAAGATAAATGCGAAGCTCGGAGGGATTAACAATGTGCTTGTCCCTCATCAGAG GCCCTCCGTGTTCCAGCAGCCTGTCATCTTCCTGGGTGCAGATGTCACACACCCCCCAGCTGGAGATGGGAAGAAGCCCTCCATTGCCGCCGTGGTGGGCAGTATGGATGGCCACCCCAGCCGGTACTGTGCCACCGTGCGTGTGCAGACTTCCCGGCAGGAGATTTCCCAGGAGCTCCTCTACAGTCAGGAGGTCATCCAGGACCTTACTAACATGGTTCGAGAGCTGCTGATCCAGTTCTACAAATCCACACGCTTCAAACCCACTCGGATCATCTATTATCGTGGCGGGGTATCAGAGGGACAGATGAAACAG GTAGCTTGGCCAGAACTAATAGCAATTCGAAAGGCATGTATTAGCTTGGAAGAAGATTATCGACCAGGAATAACGtatattgtggtgcaaaaaaggCACCACACACGACTCTTCTGCGCAGATAAGACAGAAAGG GTGGGGAAAAGTGGCAACGTACCAGCAGGCACTACCGTGGATAGCACCATCACTCATCCATCTGAGTTCGACTTTTACCTCTGTAGTCATGCAGGAATTCAG GGAACCAGCCGTCCTTCGCACTATCAGGTCTTGTGGGATGACAACTGCTTCACGGCAGATGAGCTGCAGCTCCTGAcctaccagctgtgccacacctATGTGAGGTGCACACGCTCAGTCTCTATTCCAGCCCCTGCATATTACGCCCGGCTTGTAGCTTTTAGGGCCAGGTATCATCTGGTGGATAAAGATCACGACAG